One Syntrophus gentianae DNA segment encodes these proteins:
- a CDS encoding response regulator, which translates to MKPKILLIEDNEQNRYMETFLLEKYGYEVVPAVDGPTGIDLASRIQPCLILLDIQLPQMDGYTVARELRRNPALSDVPIVAVTSYAMMGDREKTLEAGCNGYLEKPINPETFVADIERYLTLPESWSKP; encoded by the coding sequence ATGAAGCCGAAAATTCTACTTATCGAGGACAACGAACAGAACCGCTACATGGAGACATTCCTTTTGGAAAAGTACGGTTATGAAGTCGTACCTGCCGTGGACGGCCCCACGGGCATCGATCTGGCATCCCGGATCCAGCCTTGCCTCATTTTGCTCGACATCCAGCTGCCGCAGATGGATGGGTACACCGTGGCCCGCGAACTGCGACGCAATCCAGCGTTGAGCGACGTCCCCATTGTGGCGGTCACTTCCTATGCTATGATGGGTGACCGTGAGAAAACCCTGGAGGCAGGCTGCAACGGCTATCTGGAAAAACCGATCAACCCCGAAACCTTCGTCGCTGATATCGAGCGCTATTTGACCCTTCCCGAAAGCTGGAGCAAACCATGA
- a CDS encoding hybrid sensor histidine kinase/response regulator produces the protein MNRILIVDDKQENLYMLRFLLESNGYEVDEARHGAEAMLKARKLLPQLIISDLLMPIMDGYTLLRHWKSDDLLKQIPFVVYTATYTEPKDEKLALDLGADAFIIKPIEPEPFLHCIQEVLARQKDGLLSPAKLPIWDEQNHIQQYNEALIRKLEEKALQLEKANRALEMDIAERNRVEEALRENEALLNEVGHIAKIGGWEMDVISRTAKWTRGTYDIVEIEPGDPIPGPDEHLSYYLPEYRHLVAEAMRALIEEDKPLNFEAQCLTAKGNVKWVQAIGRAIREGGQCVKVHGTLQDITEHKRAEEALFRSKSLLQAALDATADGILAADRKRRVIAFNRRFVEMWHIPMSVMDKTDDYKLLAYVMENLKDPEGFVAKVRDLYSKPEVEGRDILEFKDGRVFERFSNPQRMGDEIIGRVWDFRDITEHRRAEAEREKLQAQLIQAQKMESVGRLAGGVAHDFNNMLGVILGYSELILERGDLSEKLQGNLQEIHNAARRAAEITRKLLAFARKQTISPRVLDLNETVESMLKMLRRLIGEDIDLAWLPCSSLWPVMIDPSQIDQILANLCVNARDAISGAGKLTIETGMVNLDHAYCSEHAGFVPGDYVLLAVSDNGCGMPDEVLSHLFEPFFTTKEVGKGTGLGLATVYGIVKQNNGFINVYSEPGEGTTFKIYLPRHAGKADATATLKPADIPQGKGEIVMVVEDDPALLLLSRTMLTGLGYKVLEASSPSLALKLAAEHSGEINLLLTDMVMPEMNGKDLAQEVQVLHPEIKIVFMSGYTADTIAHHGIMDKGVRFLQKPFTIKDIADKIRQTLDGK, from the coding sequence ATGAATCGAATCCTGATCGTTGACGACAAGCAGGAAAATCTCTATATGCTGCGTTTTCTTCTGGAAAGCAACGGCTATGAAGTAGATGAGGCGCGCCATGGGGCGGAGGCCATGCTTAAAGCACGGAAACTGCTGCCGCAACTCATTATTTCCGATCTCCTCATGCCGATCATGGATGGCTATACACTCCTGCGCCACTGGAAATCGGATGATCTTCTCAAGCAGATTCCCTTCGTTGTCTATACAGCCACTTACACCGAACCGAAGGACGAAAAACTCGCCCTGGACCTCGGCGCGGATGCCTTCATCATCAAACCCATCGAGCCGGAACCGTTCCTTCATTGCATCCAGGAAGTTCTGGCAAGGCAGAAAGACGGTTTGCTTTCGCCGGCAAAGCTTCCGATATGGGATGAACAAAACCATATTCAACAATACAACGAAGCGCTGATCCGCAAGCTGGAAGAAAAAGCGTTGCAGCTGGAAAAAGCCAATCGCGCCCTCGAAATGGATATCGCCGAGCGCAACCGGGTGGAAGAGGCGCTGCGGGAGAATGAAGCACTGCTCAATGAAGTCGGTCATATTGCGAAGATCGGCGGATGGGAAATGGATGTGATATCCCGCACGGCCAAATGGACGCGCGGCACCTACGATATCGTTGAGATCGAACCAGGCGATCCCATCCCCGGACCGGATGAGCATCTGAGTTACTACCTTCCGGAGTATCGGCATCTGGTTGCCGAAGCGATGCGGGCGCTGATTGAGGAAGACAAACCCCTTAATTTCGAAGCCCAGTGCCTTACAGCCAAAGGGAATGTCAAATGGGTTCAGGCCATCGGCAGGGCGATTCGCGAAGGAGGGCAGTGTGTCAAGGTTCATGGAACGCTTCAGGATATCACCGAGCACAAACGTGCGGAAGAAGCGCTGTTCCGATCAAAATCGCTTCTGCAAGCCGCATTGGACGCCACAGCCGACGGTATTCTCGCGGCGGACAGGAAACGCCGGGTCATCGCTTTCAACCGGAGATTTGTCGAAATGTGGCACATCCCGATGTCGGTCATGGATAAAACGGACGATTACAAATTGCTCGCCTATGTCATGGAGAATTTGAAAGATCCGGAAGGATTCGTTGCCAAGGTCAGGGATCTTTACAGCAAACCGGAGGTGGAAGGCCGGGACATTCTTGAATTCAAGGATGGTCGAGTCTTTGAGCGTTTTTCCAACCCGCAGCGTATGGGAGACGAGATTATCGGCCGAGTATGGGATTTTCGAGATATCACCGAACACAGACGTGCTGAAGCTGAGCGGGAAAAGCTTCAGGCCCAGCTGATCCAGGCCCAGAAAATGGAATCCGTGGGTCGCTTGGCCGGCGGCGTAGCCCATGATTTCAATAACATGCTCGGCGTAATCCTCGGGTATTCGGAACTCATTCTGGAAAGGGGAGATCTATCCGAAAAGCTGCAAGGCAATCTCCAGGAAATCCACAATGCCGCCCGACGGGCCGCTGAGATTACCAGAAAATTATTGGCCTTTGCCCGTAAACAGACGATCAGCCCCCGGGTCCTCGATTTGAACGAGACCGTGGAAAGCATGTTGAAGATGCTCCGGCGTCTCATCGGTGAGGATATTGATCTTGCGTGGCTGCCTTGTTCAAGTCTATGGCCGGTTATGATAGACCCATCCCAGATTGATCAAATTCTGGCCAACCTGTGCGTCAATGCACGGGATGCGATATCTGGAGCAGGCAAGCTTACCATTGAAACAGGCATGGTTAATTTAGACCATGCCTACTGCTCCGAGCATGCCGGATTTGTCCCCGGTGACTATGTCCTGCTGGCTGTCAGCGACAACGGATGTGGCATGCCCGACGAAGTCCTTTCGCACCTCTTCGAACCCTTCTTCACCACCAAGGAAGTAGGGAAAGGAACCGGCCTGGGGCTGGCGACAGTCTATGGAATCGTCAAACAAAACAATGGTTTTATCAATGTTTACAGTGAACCGGGAGAAGGGACGACCTTCAAAATCTACCTTCCTCGTCATGCAGGCAAAGCAGATGCCACTGCCACCCTCAAGCCGGCGGACATCCCGCAGGGCAAAGGTGAGATCGTGATGGTGGTGGAGGACGATCCGGCCCTTCTGTTGCTTTCCCGGACGATGCTTACCGGCTTGGGCTACAAGGTTCTGGAGGCCTCATCCCCGTCATTGGCTTTGAAACTGGCCGCGGAACACTCCGGGGAGATTAACCTGTTGCTGACCGACATGGTGATGCCGGAAATGAACGGCAAGGACTTGGCCCAAGAGGTACAGGTTCTCCATCCTGAAATCAAAATCGTGTTCATGTCCGGCTACACGGCCGATACGATCGCCCATCACGGGATTATGGACAAAGGGGTTCGCTTTCTTCAGAAGCCCTTCACCATCAAAGATATCGCCGACAAGATCCGACAGACCCTGGACGGGAAATAG
- a CDS encoding PAS domain-containing sensor histidine kinase yields the protein MKNDTSRMILRIILPYVLFAGLWIFLSDRLLAALHLDSALHLQWSIYKGWIFVFVTALLLLFLLRAERKIRAQAQAALSDSEERFRLIRDNLPGSYVYQFTSDRDGTPRFLYLSAGVERLHGLNAEDVLRNADLLRSQTDPEQMPALKAAEAASRRNMTDFTMEMHMRNADGQWRWIHVWSHPYKTSDGRVIWDGVATDITERKEAEAAILAALQRLTDIIEFLPDATFVIDQDKRVVAWNRACEVMTGVSKDKVLGLGDYAYAEPFFGERRPILIDLLDLPEPQLETIYKYVQRKGDKIYAESFIPSLNEGRGAHLWGVAAPLFDKAGFRCGAIEVIRDVTEQHLTGQALRESERKYRELVELANSIILRFNSDGIVTFMNEFGLRFFGYSAEEILGRQLIGSIVPLTDSNGRDLSHLMKQIYADPEAFEQNVNENLLRNGDRVLISWANKVVRNEQGEVAEILSIGTDVTELKRAEDRIRQLNKELQRYTEELEHRVAERTAELVVAKERAEAADRLKSAFLATMSHELRTPLNSIIGFTGIILQGLAGPLNPEQNKQLEMVRGSARHLLALINDVLDISKIEAGQLEVTCEPFDLRASIEKVADIVKPLAEKKELTLQLDLGSEVGTWVSDPRRIEQILINLLNNAIKFTDCGHIALAAKIEKDVLFLSVTDTGIGIKAEDLQNLFQPFRQIDTGLTRNYEGTGLGLAICRRLIELLGGRISIESQWGVGSTFTISLPVKKGGRTV from the coding sequence TGTTCCTCCTTCGCGCGGAACGAAAAATCCGCGCTCAAGCCCAGGCCGCCCTCAGCGATAGCGAGGAACGGTTCCGTTTAATCAGGGACAACCTTCCGGGAAGCTATGTTTATCAATTTACTTCCGATAGGGACGGTACGCCACGGTTCCTCTACCTCAGCGCCGGAGTTGAGCGGTTGCACGGTCTCAATGCGGAAGATGTGCTGCGCAATGCCGACCTGCTGCGCTCCCAAACAGATCCGGAGCAGATGCCGGCTCTGAAGGCGGCAGAAGCAGCCAGCCGCCGGAACATGACCGACTTCACGATGGAAATGCACATGCGGAACGCCGATGGGCAATGGCGTTGGATCCATGTGTGGTCTCATCCGTACAAGACATCCGATGGACGGGTCATTTGGGATGGTGTGGCTACCGACATCACCGAGCGCAAGGAAGCAGAAGCGGCAATTCTGGCTGCACTGCAGCGACTCACGGATATCATCGAATTCCTCCCGGACGCCACTTTTGTCATCGATCAGGACAAGCGGGTTGTCGCGTGGAACCGTGCCTGCGAGGTCATGACGGGAGTGAGCAAGGACAAGGTACTGGGCCTTGGCGATTACGCCTACGCCGAACCGTTCTTCGGCGAGCGCCGCCCCATCCTCATCGATCTCCTGGATCTGCCCGAACCTCAACTGGAAACCATATACAAATACGTACAACGCAAAGGCGACAAGATTTACGCGGAGTCCTTCATCCCAAGCTTGAACGAAGGACGCGGCGCTCATCTCTGGGGTGTAGCGGCGCCGCTCTTCGACAAGGCGGGATTTCGATGCGGCGCCATCGAGGTCATCCGGGATGTGACAGAACAACATCTCACCGGACAGGCCTTGCGCGAAAGCGAACGGAAGTACCGCGAGCTGGTTGAACTCGCCAACAGCATAATCCTGCGCTTTAACTCCGACGGGATCGTCACCTTCATGAACGAATTCGGACTGCGCTTCTTCGGCTACTCCGCCGAGGAAATCCTGGGCCGCCAGTTGATAGGCTCGATTGTGCCATTGACCGACAGCAACGGCCGCGACCTCAGCCATCTCATGAAACAGATCTACGCAGATCCGGAGGCGTTTGAGCAGAACGTCAATGAAAATCTTCTCCGCAACGGCGATCGCGTATTAATCTCTTGGGCCAACAAAGTCGTGCGAAACGAGCAGGGAGAGGTGGCGGAGATTTTGAGCATCGGTACGGATGTTACCGAGCTTAAACGGGCTGAGGATCGGATTCGACAGCTGAACAAGGAGCTGCAGCGTTACACCGAAGAGCTTGAGCATCGCGTGGCCGAGCGAACGGCGGAACTGGTCGTGGCCAAGGAGCGCGCAGAGGCGGCCGACCGGTTGAAGTCTGCTTTCCTGGCCACCATGTCTCACGAATTACGGACGCCGCTGAACTCCATCATCGGGTTCACGGGGATCATCCTCCAGGGTCTCGCCGGACCGCTGAATCCGGAGCAGAACAAACAGCTGGAAATGGTGCGTGGCAGCGCGCGGCATCTGCTGGCCCTGATCAATGACGTACTGGACATCTCGAAAATAGAGGCCGGGCAATTGGAAGTCACTTGTGAACCTTTTGATTTGCGCGCCTCCATCGAGAAGGTTGCCGACATCGTGAAACCCCTGGCGGAAAAGAAGGAATTGACTCTGCAATTAGACCTTGGCTCCGAAGTCGGCACATGGGTCAGCGACCCTCGGCGTATCGAGCAGATCCTCATCAACTTATTGAACAACGCCATCAAGTTTACCGACTGCGGCCACATTGCCCTTGCGGCAAAGATAGAGAAGGACGTTCTTTTTCTTTCGGTGACCGACACCGGCATCGGGATCAAGGCGGAGGATCTGCAGAATCTTTTCCAGCCCTTTCGGCAGATTGACACCGGCCTGACGCGCAATTACGAAGGCACGGGGCTGGGATTGGCCATTTGCCGGCGGTTGATTGAATTACTCGGAGGCCGGATTTCCATAGAGAGCCAATGGGGCGTCGGCAGCACCTTCACAATTTCGCTGCCCGTCAAGAAGGGAGGACGTACCGTATGA